One region of Myxococcus stipitatus genomic DNA includes:
- a CDS encoding imm11 family protein, which produces MERNFYWVKLGDVPQWLLKTPIRDSGEAFDEPWLFTDGRALPEPGPIKARISHPGKTRAFVFAGVEETPIGSEALANVFRTLAPDDVQLFPVTVDSESERHFVVNAIKVVDAIDEARCREVQHYGEDDSPPEYEGEYRWIYGLRIDPTKTEGAQVFRLKKFKTAFIVSEEVKNALERVGNLGVSFERVTEPREVH; this is translated from the coding sequence GTGGAACGGAACTTCTATTGGGTGAAACTTGGCGATGTGCCCCAGTGGCTTCTCAAGACGCCGATACGGGATTCTGGTGAGGCGTTTGACGAGCCTTGGCTGTTCACGGATGGGCGCGCCCTTCCAGAGCCTGGACCCATCAAGGCCCGGATTTCACATCCTGGTAAGACGCGCGCGTTCGTGTTCGCGGGGGTAGAGGAAACGCCCATCGGCAGCGAAGCACTCGCGAACGTTTTCAGAACACTGGCACCCGACGACGTCCAATTGTTTCCGGTGACGGTGGATAGCGAGTCCGAACGGCACTTTGTTGTCAATGCAATCAAAGTGGTTGATGCCATAGACGAGGCACGGTGCCGGGAGGTGCAGCATTATGGCGAGGATGACTCGCCCCCTGAATATGAAGGAGAGTACCGTTGGATTTACGGCCTGCGCATCGACCCCACGAAGACTGAAGGCGCGCAGGTCTTTCGGCTCAAGAAGTTCAAGACCGCGTTCATCGTGTCGGAGGAGGTCAAGAACGCGCTCGAACGAGTCGGGAACCTGGGTGTGTCGTTCGAGCGTGTGACCGAGCCTCGCGAAGTTCACTGA